In Nematostella vectensis chromosome 2, jaNemVect1.1, whole genome shotgun sequence, one genomic interval encodes:
- the LOC5508787 gene encoding pleckstrin homology domain-containing family A member 8 isoform X2, with protein MALMEGTLWKWTNYLSGWQPRYFVLEVGVLSYYKSQEEVGLGSRGSIKMSCCEISVHPTDTVRIDLRIPPEQYIYLRAATPAERQQWVVAMGTAKACITQCPSPNDKKPLQTSKTSQLKEKMEELSMYRSLLLQQISTIKLMCTEKDDNQEFNEAATMLSATCDEFLKNLCDCMEIADNSFLGSPPGSPTPQSSEHAALRKHLLRDSHRTPPLSPTSSVASSSVGSSASASSSGEKASPSRPSPPRHSMQAPAPRNTESRTPRTTNVATGKPRIPTPSSSASRDGASEPAKTSDLISTPRHAEPEQPKEPDHITFFSSTQHKFEDVIVTPDGGIPTKSFLAACTCILPFFDVMGSTAFAPVKMDIGGNIRKISSKFDTDPKAFYTLQNIVYQELKSNTCTAKNSATDALLWLKRALEFMQIFLAEVVKGRQDLAVAAGIAYEKTLRKYHGWVVRGVFALAVKAVPYREDFLTTLGTTETGLAPSHVVLSDMKSCVTALGALTQNLNLFYISNKLDSDLTV; from the exons TCGGGGTTCCATAAAGATGAGTTGCTGTGAGATTTCTG TTCACCCTACTGATACAGTCAGAATAGACTTGAGGATCCCGCCAGAACAATACATATACCTACGTGCAGCTACTCCTGCAGAGAGACAACAATGGGTGGTTGCCATGGGAACCGCTAAAGCCTGCATAACACAATGCCCATCTCCAAATGACAAAAAGCCACTACAAACTT CAAAAACATCACAGCTGAAAGAGAAGATGGAAGAACTGAGCATGTATAGAAGTCTACTGTTACAGCAAATAAGCACAATCAAGCTTATGTGCACAGAGAAAGACGACAACCAG GAATTCAATGAGGCAGCCACCATGCTTTCGGCCACATGTGATGAGTTCTTGAAGAATCTGTGTGACTGTATGGAAATCGCTGATAATAGTTTTT TGGGCTCCCCCCCTGGTTCCCCTACTCCGCAGAGCTCTGAG CATGCAGCACTCCGGAAGCACCTTCTTCGGGACTCGCACAG AACCCCACCTTTGTCACCCACTTCCAGTGTTGCAAGCTCTTCTGTTGGATCAAGTGCAAGCG CTTCTTCCTCTGGCGAGAAAGCTTCACCTTCACGCCCATCACCGCCAAGACACAGCATGCAAGCACCAGCACCGAGAAACACTGAAAGTAGAACACCAAGAACAACAAACGTTGCAACAGGAAAACCTAGAATACCAACACCTAGtagctctgctagcagagacGGTGCTAGTGAGCCTGCCAAGACCTCAGATTTAATTTCCACACCACGACATGCAGAACCTGAGCAGCCCAAGGAGCCTGACCACATCACATTCTTTTCATCAACACAGCACAA ATTTGAAGATGTGATAGTTACACCAGATGGCGGTATCCCCACAAAGTCATTCCTGGCTGCATGCACATGCATTCTTCCTTTCTTTG ACGTGATGGGTTCTACAGCATTTGCTCCTGTCAAGATGGATATCGGGGGCAATATACGG AAAATATCAAGTAAATTCGACACCGATCCAAAAGCATTCTACACTCTTCAAAATATCGTTTACCAAGAACTAAAGAGCAACACTTGTACTGCCAAGAACTCTGCGACGGATGCGCTGCTCTGGTTAAAAAG GGCTCTAGAATTCATGCAGATCTTCTTGGCCGAGGTGGTTAAGGGCAGACAAGACCTAGCTGTGGCCGCGG GAATTGCATACGAAAAGACGCTGCGAAAATACCACGGCTGGGTCGTACGAGGCGTGTTCGCT CTGGCGGTTAAGGCCGTGCCTTACAGAGAGGACTTCCTCACTACGCTCGGCACGACAGAGACAGGCCTGGCGCCTAGTCACGTGGTGCTGAGTGACATGAAGAGTTGTGTGACGGCGCTGGGCGCTCTCACCCAGAACTTGAATCTGTTTTACATAAGCAACAAACTCGACTCAGATCTCACTGTCTAG
- the LOC5508787 gene encoding pleckstrin homology domain-containing family A member 8 isoform X1 — translation MALMEGTLWKWTNYLSGWQPRYFVLEVGVLSYYKSQEEVGLGSRGSIKMSCCEISVHPTDTVRIDLRIPPEQYIYLRAATPAERQQWVVAMGTAKACITQCPSPNDKKPLQTSAKTSQLKEKMEELSMYRSLLLQQISTIKLMCTEKDDNQEFNEAATMLSATCDEFLKNLCDCMEIADNSFLGSPPGSPTPQSSEHAALRKHLLRDSHRTPPLSPTSSVASSSVGSSASASSSGEKASPSRPSPPRHSMQAPAPRNTESRTPRTTNVATGKPRIPTPSSSASRDGASEPAKTSDLISTPRHAEPEQPKEPDHITFFSSTQHKFEDVIVTPDGGIPTKSFLAACTCILPFFDVMGSTAFAPVKMDIGGNIRKISSKFDTDPKAFYTLQNIVYQELKSNTCTAKNSATDALLWLKRALEFMQIFLAEVVKGRQDLAVAAGIAYEKTLRKYHGWVVRGVFALAVKAVPYREDFLTTLGTTETGLAPSHVVLSDMKSCVTALGALTQNLNLFYISNKLDSDLTV, via the exons TCGGGGTTCCATAAAGATGAGTTGCTGTGAGATTTCTG TTCACCCTACTGATACAGTCAGAATAGACTTGAGGATCCCGCCAGAACAATACATATACCTACGTGCAGCTACTCCTGCAGAGAGACAACAATGGGTGGTTGCCATGGGAACCGCTAAAGCCTGCATAACACAATGCCCATCTCCAAATGACAAAAAGCCACTACAAACTT CAGCAAAAACATCACAGCTGAAAGAGAAGATGGAAGAACTGAGCATGTATAGAAGTCTACTGTTACAGCAAATAAGCACAATCAAGCTTATGTGCACAGAGAAAGACGACAACCAG GAATTCAATGAGGCAGCCACCATGCTTTCGGCCACATGTGATGAGTTCTTGAAGAATCTGTGTGACTGTATGGAAATCGCTGATAATAGTTTTT TGGGCTCCCCCCCTGGTTCCCCTACTCCGCAGAGCTCTGAG CATGCAGCACTCCGGAAGCACCTTCTTCGGGACTCGCACAG AACCCCACCTTTGTCACCCACTTCCAGTGTTGCAAGCTCTTCTGTTGGATCAAGTGCAAGCG CTTCTTCCTCTGGCGAGAAAGCTTCACCTTCACGCCCATCACCGCCAAGACACAGCATGCAAGCACCAGCACCGAGAAACACTGAAAGTAGAACACCAAGAACAACAAACGTTGCAACAGGAAAACCTAGAATACCAACACCTAGtagctctgctagcagagacGGTGCTAGTGAGCCTGCCAAGACCTCAGATTTAATTTCCACACCACGACATGCAGAACCTGAGCAGCCCAAGGAGCCTGACCACATCACATTCTTTTCATCAACACAGCACAA ATTTGAAGATGTGATAGTTACACCAGATGGCGGTATCCCCACAAAGTCATTCCTGGCTGCATGCACATGCATTCTTCCTTTCTTTG ACGTGATGGGTTCTACAGCATTTGCTCCTGTCAAGATGGATATCGGGGGCAATATACGG AAAATATCAAGTAAATTCGACACCGATCCAAAAGCATTCTACACTCTTCAAAATATCGTTTACCAAGAACTAAAGAGCAACACTTGTACTGCCAAGAACTCTGCGACGGATGCGCTGCTCTGGTTAAAAAG GGCTCTAGAATTCATGCAGATCTTCTTGGCCGAGGTGGTTAAGGGCAGACAAGACCTAGCTGTGGCCGCGG GAATTGCATACGAAAAGACGCTGCGAAAATACCACGGCTGGGTCGTACGAGGCGTGTTCGCT CTGGCGGTTAAGGCCGTGCCTTACAGAGAGGACTTCCTCACTACGCTCGGCACGACAGAGACAGGCCTGGCGCCTAGTCACGTGGTGCTGAGTGACATGAAGAGTTGTGTGACGGCGCTGGGCGCTCTCACCCAGAACTTGAATCTGTTTTACATAAGCAACAAACTCGACTCAGATCTCACTGTCTAG